A genome region from Populus alba chromosome 5, ASM523922v2, whole genome shotgun sequence includes the following:
- the LOC118029963 gene encoding uncharacterized protein isoform X1, which yields MRGYDREEDEYYDEYEEEGEEQVEEEEEYEEEGRKPTAEEMEYLELRKRIKEQIRKKMQKEHGSALSKSQEKKKKLPSDNYGSFFGPSQPVIAQRVIQEIKSLLENQHLALRVSNSQHAVPDFAYSYQGCSKVCNLQIDNFPYSWCVLAPQNKRSSSSTATGSKNGGHRHVPKLKNELKSKVQKLKDTRDYSFLLTDDAELPAPTKEPACQKAGSAQVQQKSKQPSSSSGRNIHGSHEERKPAFRNGQMHSKVGLQKPTSANKPDATLMNSKRQLGSNNGAGPGRPAGSKCLPSKTPVSTMQKKALAPSAKKILPAVHKPLPSKPSVPKQQWEQRKGSQEPNKAKMIPKQPLASPKPQINKPVKQVSSHVLLPDNRLNSKPVRPFPDECDRPFPDECSDDDMDAFKMLRKMIGNKHHGYYDDDDDSNMEANFGDIMKEEKRSARIAREEDEEQLRLIEEEERQERKRKLAKKRKLSHR from the exons ATGCGAGGATATGATAGAGAG GAAGATGAGTATTATGATGAATATGAGGAGGAAGGTGAAGAGCAagttgaggaggaggaggaatatGAAGAGGAAGGACGAAAACCCACTGCAGAGGAAATGGAATATCTTGAATTAAGGAAGCGGATTAAAGaacaaattagaaagaaaatgcAGAAGGAACATGGTTCTGCTCTTTCTAAATcccaagagaagaagaaaaaacttccATCAGATAA TTATGGCTCATTCTTTGGCCCTTCTCAGCCAGTTATTGCTCAAAGAGTAATTCAAGAAATCAAGTCATTACTAGAAAACCAACATTTGGCTCTCAGAGTTTCAAACTCCCAACATGCT GTGCctgattttgcttattcttatCAAGGTTGCTCTAAGGTTTGCAATTTACAAATAGATAATTTTCCCTACTCATGGTGTGTGCTAGCCCCACAG AACAAAAGGAGCTCCTCTTCAACTGCCACCGGCTCCAAAAATGGAGGACATAGACATgtaccaaaactaaaaaatgag CTAAAATCAAAAGTCCAAAAACTCAAGGATACAAGAGATTATTCCTTCTTGTTAACAGATGATGCTGAGCTCCCAGCTCCTACAAAAGAACCTGCCTGTCAAA AGGCGGGATCTGCTCAAGTGCAACAAAAGAGCAAACAACCATCTAGCAGTAGTGGCAGAAATATTCACGGCAGTCATGAAGAAAGGAAGCCAGCTTTCAGGAATGGCCAAATGCATTCTAAAGTAGGATTGCAAAAGCCAACTTCTGCTAATAAACCTGATGCAACATTGATGAACTCCAAAAGGCAGCTAGGTAGCAACAACGGGGCCGGGCCTGGCCGGCCTGCAGGGTCAAAATGCTTGCCTTCAAAGACACCTGTTTCCACTATGCAGAAGAAGGCCTTGGCACCAAGTGCTAAGAAAATCCTGCCTGCTGTACACAAACCTCTCCCTTCAAAACCATCTGTCCCAAAGCAACAATGGGAACAGAGAAAAGGATCACAAGAACCCAACAAGGCTAAAATGATACCAAAACAGCCACTGGCATCTCCAAAACCTCAG ATAAATAAGCCAGTCAAGCAAGTTTCATCTCATGTATTGTTACCGGATAATCGTCTGAATAGCAAGCCTGTCAGACCATTCCCTGATGAGTGCGACAGGCCATTCCCTGATGAGTGCTCTGATGATGACATGGATGCTTTCAAAATGCTCAGAAAAATGATTGG AAATAAACATCATGGTTATtatgacgatgatgatgatagCAACATGGAGGCAAATTTTGGTGATATCAtgaaggaagagaagagaag TGCCAGAATTGCACGAGAGGAAGATGAGGAGCAGCTCCGCTtgatagaagaagaagagcgaCAAGAACGGAAGAGAAAGCTGGCGAAGA AGCGCAAGCTGAGCCACCGATGA
- the LOC118029963 gene encoding uncharacterized protein isoform X5: protein MEYLELRKRIKEQIRKKMQKEHGSALSKSQEKKKKLPSDNYGSFFGPSQPVIAQRVIQEIKSLLENQHLALRVSNSQHAVPDFAYSYQGCSKVCNLQIDNFPYSWCVLAPQNKRSSSSTATGSKNGGHRHVPKLKNELKSKVQKLKDTRDYSFLLTDDAELPAPTKEPACQKAGSAQVQQKSKQPSSSSGRNIHGSHEERKPAFRNGQMHSKVGLQKPTSANKPDATLMNSKRQLGSNNGAGPGRPAGSKCLPSKTPVSTMQKKALAPSAKKILPAVHKPLPSKPSVPKQQWEQRKGSQEPNKAKMIPKQPLASPKPQINKPVKQVSSHVLLPDNRLNSKPVRPFPDECDRPFPDECSDDDMDAFKMLRKMIGNKHHGYYDDDDDSNMEANFGDIMKEEKRSARIAREEDEEQLRLIEEEERQERKRKLAKKRKLSHR, encoded by the exons ATGGAATATCTTGAATTAAGGAAGCGGATTAAAGaacaaattagaaagaaaatgcAGAAGGAACATGGTTCTGCTCTTTCTAAATcccaagagaagaagaaaaaacttccATCAGATAA TTATGGCTCATTCTTTGGCCCTTCTCAGCCAGTTATTGCTCAAAGAGTAATTCAAGAAATCAAGTCATTACTAGAAAACCAACATTTGGCTCTCAGAGTTTCAAACTCCCAACATGCT GTGCctgattttgcttattcttatCAAGGTTGCTCTAAGGTTTGCAATTTACAAATAGATAATTTTCCCTACTCATGGTGTGTGCTAGCCCCACAG AACAAAAGGAGCTCCTCTTCAACTGCCACCGGCTCCAAAAATGGAGGACATAGACATgtaccaaaactaaaaaatgag CTAAAATCAAAAGTCCAAAAACTCAAGGATACAAGAGATTATTCCTTCTTGTTAACAGATGATGCTGAGCTCCCAGCTCCTACAAAAGAACCTGCCTGTCAAA AGGCGGGATCTGCTCAAGTGCAACAAAAGAGCAAACAACCATCTAGCAGTAGTGGCAGAAATATTCACGGCAGTCATGAAGAAAGGAAGCCAGCTTTCAGGAATGGCCAAATGCATTCTAAAGTAGGATTGCAAAAGCCAACTTCTGCTAATAAACCTGATGCAACATTGATGAACTCCAAAAGGCAGCTAGGTAGCAACAACGGGGCCGGGCCTGGCCGGCCTGCAGGGTCAAAATGCTTGCCTTCAAAGACACCTGTTTCCACTATGCAGAAGAAGGCCTTGGCACCAAGTGCTAAGAAAATCCTGCCTGCTGTACACAAACCTCTCCCTTCAAAACCATCTGTCCCAAAGCAACAATGGGAACAGAGAAAAGGATCACAAGAACCCAACAAGGCTAAAATGATACCAAAACAGCCACTGGCATCTCCAAAACCTCAG ATAAATAAGCCAGTCAAGCAAGTTTCATCTCATGTATTGTTACCGGATAATCGTCTGAATAGCAAGCCTGTCAGACCATTCCCTGATGAGTGCGACAGGCCATTCCCTGATGAGTGCTCTGATGATGACATGGATGCTTTCAAAATGCTCAGAAAAATGATTGG AAATAAACATCATGGTTATtatgacgatgatgatgatagCAACATGGAGGCAAATTTTGGTGATATCAtgaaggaagagaagagaag TGCCAGAATTGCACGAGAGGAAGATGAGGAGCAGCTCCGCTtgatagaagaagaagagcgaCAAGAACGGAAGAGAAAGCTGGCGAAGA AGCGCAAGCTGAGCCACCGATGA
- the LOC118029963 gene encoding uncharacterized protein isoform X2, translating to MRGYDREEDEYYDEYEEEGEEQVEEEEEYEEEGRKPTAEEMEYLELRKRIKEQIRKKMQKEHGSALSKSQEKKKKLPSDNYGSFFGPSQPVIAQRVIQEIKSLLENQHLALRVSNSQHAVPDFAYSYQGCSKNKRSSSSTATGSKNGGHRHVPKLKNELKSKVQKLKDTRDYSFLLTDDAELPAPTKEPACQKAGSAQVQQKSKQPSSSSGRNIHGSHEERKPAFRNGQMHSKVGLQKPTSANKPDATLMNSKRQLGSNNGAGPGRPAGSKCLPSKTPVSTMQKKALAPSAKKILPAVHKPLPSKPSVPKQQWEQRKGSQEPNKAKMIPKQPLASPKPQINKPVKQVSSHVLLPDNRLNSKPVRPFPDECDRPFPDECSDDDMDAFKMLRKMIGNKHHGYYDDDDDSNMEANFGDIMKEEKRSARIAREEDEEQLRLIEEEERQERKRKLAKKRKLSHR from the exons ATGCGAGGATATGATAGAGAG GAAGATGAGTATTATGATGAATATGAGGAGGAAGGTGAAGAGCAagttgaggaggaggaggaatatGAAGAGGAAGGACGAAAACCCACTGCAGAGGAAATGGAATATCTTGAATTAAGGAAGCGGATTAAAGaacaaattagaaagaaaatgcAGAAGGAACATGGTTCTGCTCTTTCTAAATcccaagagaagaagaaaaaacttccATCAGATAA TTATGGCTCATTCTTTGGCCCTTCTCAGCCAGTTATTGCTCAAAGAGTAATTCAAGAAATCAAGTCATTACTAGAAAACCAACATTTGGCTCTCAGAGTTTCAAACTCCCAACATGCT GTGCctgattttgcttattcttatCAAGGTTGCTCTAAG AACAAAAGGAGCTCCTCTTCAACTGCCACCGGCTCCAAAAATGGAGGACATAGACATgtaccaaaactaaaaaatgag CTAAAATCAAAAGTCCAAAAACTCAAGGATACAAGAGATTATTCCTTCTTGTTAACAGATGATGCTGAGCTCCCAGCTCCTACAAAAGAACCTGCCTGTCAAA AGGCGGGATCTGCTCAAGTGCAACAAAAGAGCAAACAACCATCTAGCAGTAGTGGCAGAAATATTCACGGCAGTCATGAAGAAAGGAAGCCAGCTTTCAGGAATGGCCAAATGCATTCTAAAGTAGGATTGCAAAAGCCAACTTCTGCTAATAAACCTGATGCAACATTGATGAACTCCAAAAGGCAGCTAGGTAGCAACAACGGGGCCGGGCCTGGCCGGCCTGCAGGGTCAAAATGCTTGCCTTCAAAGACACCTGTTTCCACTATGCAGAAGAAGGCCTTGGCACCAAGTGCTAAGAAAATCCTGCCTGCTGTACACAAACCTCTCCCTTCAAAACCATCTGTCCCAAAGCAACAATGGGAACAGAGAAAAGGATCACAAGAACCCAACAAGGCTAAAATGATACCAAAACAGCCACTGGCATCTCCAAAACCTCAG ATAAATAAGCCAGTCAAGCAAGTTTCATCTCATGTATTGTTACCGGATAATCGTCTGAATAGCAAGCCTGTCAGACCATTCCCTGATGAGTGCGACAGGCCATTCCCTGATGAGTGCTCTGATGATGACATGGATGCTTTCAAAATGCTCAGAAAAATGATTGG AAATAAACATCATGGTTATtatgacgatgatgatgatagCAACATGGAGGCAAATTTTGGTGATATCAtgaaggaagagaagagaag TGCCAGAATTGCACGAGAGGAAGATGAGGAGCAGCTCCGCTtgatagaagaagaagagcgaCAAGAACGGAAGAGAAAGCTGGCGAAGA AGCGCAAGCTGAGCCACCGATGA
- the LOC118029963 gene encoding uncharacterized protein isoform X4 has protein sequence MRGYDREEDEYYDEYEEEGEEQVEEEEEYEEEGRKPTAEEMEYLELRKRIKEQIRKKMQKEHGSALSKSQEKKKKLPSDNYGSFFGPSQPVIAQRVIQEIKSLLENQHLALRVSNSQHANKRSSSSTATGSKNGGHRHVPKLKNELKSKVQKLKDTRDYSFLLTDDAELPAPTKEPACQKAGSAQVQQKSKQPSSSSGRNIHGSHEERKPAFRNGQMHSKVGLQKPTSANKPDATLMNSKRQLGSNNGAGPGRPAGSKCLPSKTPVSTMQKKALAPSAKKILPAVHKPLPSKPSVPKQQWEQRKGSQEPNKAKMIPKQPLASPKPQINKPVKQVSSHVLLPDNRLNSKPVRPFPDECDRPFPDECSDDDMDAFKMLRKMIGNKHHGYYDDDDDSNMEANFGDIMKEEKRSARIAREEDEEQLRLIEEEERQERKRKLAKKRKLSHR, from the exons ATGCGAGGATATGATAGAGAG GAAGATGAGTATTATGATGAATATGAGGAGGAAGGTGAAGAGCAagttgaggaggaggaggaatatGAAGAGGAAGGACGAAAACCCACTGCAGAGGAAATGGAATATCTTGAATTAAGGAAGCGGATTAAAGaacaaattagaaagaaaatgcAGAAGGAACATGGTTCTGCTCTTTCTAAATcccaagagaagaagaaaaaacttccATCAGATAA TTATGGCTCATTCTTTGGCCCTTCTCAGCCAGTTATTGCTCAAAGAGTAATTCAAGAAATCAAGTCATTACTAGAAAACCAACATTTGGCTCTCAGAGTTTCAAACTCCCAACATGCT AACAAAAGGAGCTCCTCTTCAACTGCCACCGGCTCCAAAAATGGAGGACATAGACATgtaccaaaactaaaaaatgag CTAAAATCAAAAGTCCAAAAACTCAAGGATACAAGAGATTATTCCTTCTTGTTAACAGATGATGCTGAGCTCCCAGCTCCTACAAAAGAACCTGCCTGTCAAA AGGCGGGATCTGCTCAAGTGCAACAAAAGAGCAAACAACCATCTAGCAGTAGTGGCAGAAATATTCACGGCAGTCATGAAGAAAGGAAGCCAGCTTTCAGGAATGGCCAAATGCATTCTAAAGTAGGATTGCAAAAGCCAACTTCTGCTAATAAACCTGATGCAACATTGATGAACTCCAAAAGGCAGCTAGGTAGCAACAACGGGGCCGGGCCTGGCCGGCCTGCAGGGTCAAAATGCTTGCCTTCAAAGACACCTGTTTCCACTATGCAGAAGAAGGCCTTGGCACCAAGTGCTAAGAAAATCCTGCCTGCTGTACACAAACCTCTCCCTTCAAAACCATCTGTCCCAAAGCAACAATGGGAACAGAGAAAAGGATCACAAGAACCCAACAAGGCTAAAATGATACCAAAACAGCCACTGGCATCTCCAAAACCTCAG ATAAATAAGCCAGTCAAGCAAGTTTCATCTCATGTATTGTTACCGGATAATCGTCTGAATAGCAAGCCTGTCAGACCATTCCCTGATGAGTGCGACAGGCCATTCCCTGATGAGTGCTCTGATGATGACATGGATGCTTTCAAAATGCTCAGAAAAATGATTGG AAATAAACATCATGGTTATtatgacgatgatgatgatagCAACATGGAGGCAAATTTTGGTGATATCAtgaaggaagagaagagaag TGCCAGAATTGCACGAGAGGAAGATGAGGAGCAGCTCCGCTtgatagaagaagaagagcgaCAAGAACGGAAGAGAAAGCTGGCGAAGA AGCGCAAGCTGAGCCACCGATGA
- the LOC118029963 gene encoding uncharacterized protein isoform X6, protein MRGYDREEDEYYDEYEEEGEEQVEEEEEYEEEGRKPTAEEMEYLELRKRIKEQIRKKMQKEHGSALSKSQEKKKKLPSDNYGSFFGPSQPVIAQRVIQEIKSLLENQHLALRVSNSQHANKRSSSSTATGSKNGGHRHVPKLKNELKSKVQKLKDTRDYSFLLTDDAELPAPTKEPACQSFSALNSGSCNFKAGSAQVQQKSKQPSSSSGRNIHGSHEERKPAFRNGQMHSKVGLQKPTSANKPDATLMNSKRQLGSNNGAGPGRPAGSKCLPSKTPVSTMQKKALAPSAKKILPAVHKPLPSKPSVPKQQWEQRKGSQEPNKAKMIPKQPLASPKPQINKPVKQVSSHVLLPDNRLNSKPVRPFPDECDRPFPDECSDDDMDAFKMLRKMIGNKHHGYYDDDDDSNMEANFGDIMKEEKRSARIAREEDEEQLRLIEEEERQERKRKLAKKRKLSHR, encoded by the exons ATGCGAGGATATGATAGAGAG GAAGATGAGTATTATGATGAATATGAGGAGGAAGGTGAAGAGCAagttgaggaggaggaggaatatGAAGAGGAAGGACGAAAACCCACTGCAGAGGAAATGGAATATCTTGAATTAAGGAAGCGGATTAAAGaacaaattagaaagaaaatgcAGAAGGAACATGGTTCTGCTCTTTCTAAATcccaagagaagaagaaaaaacttccATCAGATAA TTATGGCTCATTCTTTGGCCCTTCTCAGCCAGTTATTGCTCAAAGAGTAATTCAAGAAATCAAGTCATTACTAGAAAACCAACATTTGGCTCTCAGAGTTTCAAACTCCCAACATGCT AACAAAAGGAGCTCCTCTTCAACTGCCACCGGCTCCAAAAATGGAGGACATAGACATgtaccaaaactaaaaaatgag CTAAAATCAAAAGTCCAAAAACTCAAGGATACAAGAGATTATTCCTTCTTGTTAACAGATGATGCTGAGCTCCCAGCTCCTACAAAAGAACCTGCCTGTCAAAGTTTCTCTGCTCTGAATTCCGGATCTTGCAACTTTA AGGCGGGATCTGCTCAAGTGCAACAAAAGAGCAAACAACCATCTAGCAGTAGTGGCAGAAATATTCACGGCAGTCATGAAGAAAGGAAGCCAGCTTTCAGGAATGGCCAAATGCATTCTAAAGTAGGATTGCAAAAGCCAACTTCTGCTAATAAACCTGATGCAACATTGATGAACTCCAAAAGGCAGCTAGGTAGCAACAACGGGGCCGGGCCTGGCCGGCCTGCAGGGTCAAAATGCTTGCCTTCAAAGACACCTGTTTCCACTATGCAGAAGAAGGCCTTGGCACCAAGTGCTAAGAAAATCCTGCCTGCTGTACACAAACCTCTCCCTTCAAAACCATCTGTCCCAAAGCAACAATGGGAACAGAGAAAAGGATCACAAGAACCCAACAAGGCTAAAATGATACCAAAACAGCCACTGGCATCTCCAAAACCTCAG ATAAATAAGCCAGTCAAGCAAGTTTCATCTCATGTATTGTTACCGGATAATCGTCTGAATAGCAAGCCTGTCAGACCATTCCCTGATGAGTGCGACAGGCCATTCCCTGATGAGTGCTCTGATGATGACATGGATGCTTTCAAAATGCTCAGAAAAATGATTGG AAATAAACATCATGGTTATtatgacgatgatgatgatagCAACATGGAGGCAAATTTTGGTGATATCAtgaaggaagagaagagaag TGCCAGAATTGCACGAGAGGAAGATGAGGAGCAGCTCCGCTtgatagaagaagaagagcgaCAAGAACGGAAGAGAAAGCTGGCGAAGA AGCGCAAGCTGAGCCACCGATGA
- the LOC118029963 gene encoding uncharacterized protein isoform X3 — protein sequence MRGYDREEDEYYDEYEEEGEEQVEEEEEYEEEGRKPTAEEMEYLELRKRIKEQIRKKMQKEHGSALSKSQEKKKKLPSDNYGSFFGPSQPVIAQRVIQEIKSLLENQHLALRVSNSQHAVPDFAYSYQGCSKVCNLQIDNFPYSWCVLAPQNKRSSSSTATGSKNGGHRHVPKLKNELKSKVQKLKDTRDYSFLLTDDAELPAPTKEPACQKAGSAQVQQKSKQPSSSSGRNIHGSHEERKPAFRNGQMHSKVGLQKPTSANKPDATLMNSKRQLGSNNGAGPGRPAGSKCLPSKTPVSTMQKKALAPSAKKILPAVHKPLPSKPSVPKQQWEQRKGSQEPNKAKMIPKQPLASPKPQINKPVKQVSSHVLLPDNRLNSKPVRPFPDECDRPFPDECSDDDMDAFKMLRKMIGNKHHGYYDDDDDSNMEANFGDIMKEEKRSFNQDLSCVLFY from the exons ATGCGAGGATATGATAGAGAG GAAGATGAGTATTATGATGAATATGAGGAGGAAGGTGAAGAGCAagttgaggaggaggaggaatatGAAGAGGAAGGACGAAAACCCACTGCAGAGGAAATGGAATATCTTGAATTAAGGAAGCGGATTAAAGaacaaattagaaagaaaatgcAGAAGGAACATGGTTCTGCTCTTTCTAAATcccaagagaagaagaaaaaacttccATCAGATAA TTATGGCTCATTCTTTGGCCCTTCTCAGCCAGTTATTGCTCAAAGAGTAATTCAAGAAATCAAGTCATTACTAGAAAACCAACATTTGGCTCTCAGAGTTTCAAACTCCCAACATGCT GTGCctgattttgcttattcttatCAAGGTTGCTCTAAGGTTTGCAATTTACAAATAGATAATTTTCCCTACTCATGGTGTGTGCTAGCCCCACAG AACAAAAGGAGCTCCTCTTCAACTGCCACCGGCTCCAAAAATGGAGGACATAGACATgtaccaaaactaaaaaatgag CTAAAATCAAAAGTCCAAAAACTCAAGGATACAAGAGATTATTCCTTCTTGTTAACAGATGATGCTGAGCTCCCAGCTCCTACAAAAGAACCTGCCTGTCAAA AGGCGGGATCTGCTCAAGTGCAACAAAAGAGCAAACAACCATCTAGCAGTAGTGGCAGAAATATTCACGGCAGTCATGAAGAAAGGAAGCCAGCTTTCAGGAATGGCCAAATGCATTCTAAAGTAGGATTGCAAAAGCCAACTTCTGCTAATAAACCTGATGCAACATTGATGAACTCCAAAAGGCAGCTAGGTAGCAACAACGGGGCCGGGCCTGGCCGGCCTGCAGGGTCAAAATGCTTGCCTTCAAAGACACCTGTTTCCACTATGCAGAAGAAGGCCTTGGCACCAAGTGCTAAGAAAATCCTGCCTGCTGTACACAAACCTCTCCCTTCAAAACCATCTGTCCCAAAGCAACAATGGGAACAGAGAAAAGGATCACAAGAACCCAACAAGGCTAAAATGATACCAAAACAGCCACTGGCATCTCCAAAACCTCAG ATAAATAAGCCAGTCAAGCAAGTTTCATCTCATGTATTGTTACCGGATAATCGTCTGAATAGCAAGCCTGTCAGACCATTCCCTGATGAGTGCGACAGGCCATTCCCTGATGAGTGCTCTGATGATGACATGGATGCTTTCAAAATGCTCAGAAAAATGATTGG AAATAAACATCATGGTTATtatgacgatgatgatgatagCAACATGGAGGCAAATTTTGGTGATATCAtgaaggaagagaagagaag TTTTAATCAAGATCTTTCATGTGTGCTTTTTTATTGA